The following proteins come from a genomic window of Triticum aestivum cultivar Chinese Spring chromosome 6A, IWGSC CS RefSeq v2.1, whole genome shotgun sequence:
- the LOC123132479 gene encoding nucleoid-associated protein At4g30620, chloroplastic, producing the protein MASSTALSPVAFKSSFSPLPSRPARTSINVQGAFCLPCSTWKRANNRSFRVYSLFGGKKEKDENGDEAPSKGGIFGNIGNMQNLYETVKKAQMVVQVEAVRVQKELAATEIEGYCEGELIKVTLSGNQQPINVEITEAAMELGAEKVSELVNEAYKDAHQRSVQAMKERMADLAQSIGMPAGLGDGLK; encoded by the exons ATGGCTTCCTCCACTGCTCTCTCCCCGGTGGCCTTCAAGTCCTCCTTCTCGCCGCTCCCCTCCAGACCAGCTC GTACTAGCATAAATGTACAAGGCGCATTCTGTTTGCCATGTTCCACTTGGAAAAGAGCTAATAATAGATCGTTCCGGGTATACAGTTTATTTGGAGGAAAGAAGGAGAAAGATGAGAATGGTGACGAGGCACCATCAAAG GGAGGAATCTTTGGAAACATTGGAAATATGCAAAACCTTTATGAAACTGTGAAGAAGGCCCAAATGGTTGTCCAAGTGGAGGCTGTGCGGGTGCAAAAGGAGCTTGCAGC GACTGAGATTGAGGGTTATTGTGAAGGCGAACTAATCAAG GTTACACTATCTGGGAACCAACAACCTATAAATGTTGAAATAACGGAAGCTGCAATGGAGTTGGGCGCTGAA AAAGTCTCCGAGCTGGTCAATGAAGCCTACAAGGATGCACACCAGAGGAGCGTTCAG GCCATGAAGGAAAGGATGGCTGATCTAGCGCAGAGCATAGGAATGCCTGCAGGGCTCGGCGACGGTCTCAAGTGA